From Lolium perenne isolate Kyuss_39 chromosome 5, Kyuss_2.0, whole genome shotgun sequence, a single genomic window includes:
- the LOC127298252 gene encoding BURP domain-containing protein 15-like: MPDAIFELLHHDTGVPDGAVEAANDDDKPPMNFNYDDYRALPRSEATAAPSPDVLLRAAVRDEETVFFLEDAVCIGESLPLHSSTKLATAAASAGEASARLPLELYTVHSVRAVEGSSFVVCRGEPGHGAVYGCRATGPARAYVLGLACERGDAAVTAVAVCRTDTSQWDPDHAAFRLLGVKPGGAAVCHAVPDALVLSAKNGKSSTAN; the protein is encoded by the exons ATGCCGGACGCCATCTTCGAGCTCCTGCACCACG ACACCGGCGTTCCGGACGGCGCGGTCGAGGCCGCAAACGACGATGATAAACCGCCCATGAACTtcaactacgacgactacagggcTCTTCCCCGGAGCGAAGCCACCGCTGCCCCATCTCCTGACGTGCTGCTCCGCGCCGCCGTGCGCGACGAGGAGACGGTGTTCTTCCTCGAGGATGCTGTGTGCATCGGAGAGAGCCTTCCCTTGCACAGCAGTACCAAGCTAGCCACCGCCGCTGCCTCTGCCGGGGAGGCGTCGGCACGACTGCCTCTCGAGCTGTACACCGTCCACTCCGTGAGGGCGGTGGAGGGGTCTAGCTTCGTCGTGTGTCGCGGCGAGCCTGGCCACGGCGCCGTGTACGGGTGTCGCGCCACCGGTCCGGCGAGGGCTTACGTCTTGGGTCTGGCCTGCGAGCGCGGGGACGCGGCGGTGACCGCGGTCGCCGTGTGCCGCACCGACACGTCCCAGTGGGATCCTGATCACGCGGCGTTCCGACTCCTCGGCGTGAAGCCAGGCGGCGCCGCGGTGTGCCACGCCGTGCCCGATGCGCTGGTACTCTCGGCTAAGAACGGGAAGAGCTCCACCGCAAATTAA